A section of the Natronolimnobius sp. AArcel1 genome encodes:
- a CDS encoding SipW-dependent-type signal peptide-containing protein: MSKKITLTRRKALAGIGAIGALSAGAGLGTSALFSDQESFEGNELTAGELDLRIDWQQLYFGPETNQDHYAPYGDAGYPFVNAHPDHDTNGMQSLDLSAFDDGEFADQSDEVSYMDEVEDPEEGANIQEYLTCETLSNFEDPADFANGVEPEQQRLIELDDVKPGDCGEVTFSLHLCDNSGYIWMLADIGDYDAELAEAIQVQAWYDLGCTNTLLEDDGDVVFIETTDLKTFLEDRLSPDGRFLNPDVYDGSGVDAGGDPTDPQPLEPITFEENGVHIENGEVLEIRDENDDGVDEVEIELKLVSVDGSVWFDVVLSDLQIPTSDGLERTAVDADADDLSEITRFDWDIVDSSDDFGFGELVINEDGDTLVTFDGCTTGQTNVRIPENDNEDEINVIEFRYCPDDDVIPPCFPPDETFCVAFKWCLPTTTPEHLEDINELQGRSLSFDLGFYTEQCRHNTLPSGPSGV; this comes from the coding sequence ATGAGTAAGAAAATTACATTGACGCGACGCAAGGCCCTCGCTGGAATCGGTGCCATCGGCGCGTTGTCGGCGGGGGCCGGGCTGGGGACGAGTGCGCTCTTTAGTGATCAAGAGTCGTTCGAAGGGAACGAACTGACCGCTGGCGAACTTGACCTCAGAATCGACTGGCAACAGTTGTACTTCGGTCCGGAGACGAACCAGGATCACTACGCACCGTACGGTGACGCAGGGTATCCGTTCGTCAACGCACACCCAGATCACGACACCAACGGTATGCAGTCGCTCGATCTCAGTGCCTTTGACGATGGGGAATTCGCTGACCAGTCGGACGAGGTGTCGTACATGGACGAAGTCGAGGATCCTGAAGAAGGCGCAAACATTCAGGAGTATCTGACCTGTGAGACGCTTTCAAACTTCGAGGATCCAGCTGACTTTGCAAACGGAGTCGAACCCGAACAGCAGCGGTTGATCGAACTCGACGATGTGAAGCCAGGAGACTGCGGTGAGGTCACGTTCAGTCTCCACCTGTGCGATAACTCTGGGTACATCTGGATGCTTGCCGACATCGGTGACTACGATGCGGAGTTAGCAGAAGCCATCCAAGTCCAAGCCTGGTACGATCTCGGGTGTACGAACACACTCCTCGAGGACGACGGCGATGTCGTCTTTATCGAGACAACCGATCTCAAGACGTTCCTCGAGGACCGTCTCTCACCCGACGGACGATTCCTCAACCCAGACGTCTACGACGGCAGTGGGGTCGATGCTGGTGGTGATCCAACTGACCCACAACCACTCGAGCCGATTACGTTCGAAGAGAACGGTGTCCACATCGAGAACGGAGAGGTCCTAGAGATTCGAGACGAGAACGACGATGGTGTCGATGAAGTTGAGATTGAACTCAAACTCGTCTCTGTCGATGGTTCGGTCTGGTTCGATGTTGTCCTGTCGGACTTACAGATCCCAACATCGGACGGACTCGAGCGGACGGCCGTCGATGCAGACGCGGATGATCTCTCGGAAATCACGCGATTCGACTGGGATATTGTCGACTCGAGTGATGACTTCGGGTTTGGAGAACTCGTGATCAACGAGGATGGGGACACCCTCGTGACGTTCGATGGCTGTACGACCGGACAGACCAATGTTCGTATTCCAGAGAACGACAACGAAGACGAGATTAACGTCATCGAGTTCCGGTACTGCCCTGATGATGACGTTATCCCACCGTGTTTCCCGCCGGATGAGACGTTCTGTGTCGCCTTCAAATGGTGTCTCCCAACGACGACACCAGAGCACCTCGAGGATATCAACGAGTTGCAGGGGCGATCGCTGAGCTTTGATCTTGGATTCTACACCGAACAGTGTCGCCACAACACCCTGCCGTCTGGTCCATCCGGAGTCTAA
- a CDS encoding SipW-dependent-type signal peptide-containing protein, protein MTDDNKLRLTRRRALGGLAGIGIASAGAGIGTSAYFSDQESFEDNTITAGEFALSVEQLVHDIDQDGIGPDEMFFDEVSGGDGLWATETIEIEDAKPGDEYEFCWEITVDENPGYVALAADSSDYDGVEAENVDLDDLWDVDDEDDLTTVAEATEVDDVTLEDETIAEYDSLADLLDSLADGELLVDEDGDAADFEIEESQELCIELSIPTDVGNELQGAVLEWDLAFYAEQQRHNDDLEEFVARAAATVGDEESDD, encoded by the coding sequence ATGACCGACGACAACAAACTTCGACTGACGCGGCGACGTGCCCTTGGTGGCCTCGCCGGTATTGGTATCGCATCCGCAGGCGCAGGCATCGGAACGAGCGCGTATTTCAGTGATCAGGAGTCTTTTGAGGACAACACGATCACAGCCGGTGAGTTCGCACTGAGTGTTGAACAACTTGTCCACGACATTGATCAGGATGGAATCGGTCCGGACGAGATGTTCTTTGATGAAGTGAGTGGCGGGGACGGTCTCTGGGCCACTGAAACGATTGAAATCGAAGACGCCAAACCCGGTGACGAGTACGAATTCTGCTGGGAGATTACTGTTGACGAAAATCCCGGCTACGTCGCACTTGCTGCTGACAGCAGCGATTACGACGGCGTCGAAGCCGAGAACGTCGACCTGGACGACCTTTGGGACGTCGATGACGAAGACGACCTCACGACCGTCGCCGAAGCGACGGAGGTCGACGACGTGACGCTCGAGGACGAGACCATCGCGGAGTACGACTCGCTCGCGGACCTCCTTGATTCCCTCGCAGACGGCGAACTACTCGTCGACGAGGATGGGGATGCTGCTGACTTCGAGATCGAGGAGTCACAGGAACTCTGCATCGAACTGAGCATTCCGACCGACGTCGGAAACGAACTGCAGGGGGCTGTCCTCGAGTGGGATCTGGCATTCTACGCTGAACAGCAGCGACACAACGACGATCTCGAAGAATTCGTCGCGCGTGCTGCTGCAACGGTCGGAGACGAGGAGTCCGACGACTAA